In the Anguilla anguilla isolate fAngAng1 chromosome 7, fAngAng1.pri, whole genome shotgun sequence genome, one interval contains:
- the cep290 gene encoding centrosomal protein of 290 kDa isoform X3: MPPSIDWNKLMEVDPDEWEGLEKEADELVDVISKVQPKDLKEGDTKKIIQLFRITQTIMKMKVQEVSCAYEVIDKAGADQAEIENQLKAQVYRLENELEMAQRSTGGRDTRFLRDEIRQLEAQVERKEKELVQMEKDLNKEKKVNEELSLRAEEAEDDNRKLKREIKRLRKKNEQLNRDVIFYRRELDQKDPVPSREENSEAQKRLNSANRQLYQCMEDLQRAEDEVAHLKAQSEHMEKSLEESVKEMERMTDEYNKMKIVVQQTDIIMDQLRKERDQAKIQLRELTDQIQARAAEDDPVMAAVNAKVEEWKTILSAKDDEIIEYQQMIRDLKDKLRTAQMDSDKSNLMALQQAVQERDHQIKMLTEQVDLYTGEMEKNALLVEELKKPLQKDRGPPSVIQQRKLDDLKVKLQAAEQRLQEAERVAELAESDAREKDKELSETLARMRVYESGTGGLEAAVAEIKECKYQLKLRDREAEAMTKEINQLEMKVNDLLDENEDLRERLGLNPKEEVDLSEFRRSKALKQRQYKAENQVLLKEIERLEAERLEHKKQIRNLVKDKGLSVSHLAMDDDDGKVTRSIQKLSPSSINEDELKRKYEHLQRELNSRERELELRRTESTQFKAKLNDMLMENKQLEQGMQEILKAIQDTQRTTQAQTGVSIPILERLVSAMEMKNSEGKFDASIHLKAQVDQLTGRNEELRQEMRLAREEATQAATQLARANEKMSILESEVEVLRRSGGNSIAFKSLNLPEEMAPSSVEVISSLNEYAITLLQELKNKEESNKQLETALEEYKGKFAVVRHQQGLIYKDYHSEKESWQKERDSLMELKNKLEQQKEVDAVRIKEFNHWLEVLEKDPTEIKQQACEAARKMTVLRVKEASLIRRYTTLLEMEQHLRKENNKLRSDFLEAEATVTQRIGYLQRYKDMASFKIAALQKALDDSVSSSELERANKQYNELTVKYRDLLQKDNHLVQRATNLEQLESENASLHEQIQGLNKELEISKEKLHTLEQALEHTAKTGGESGMDKASKAIANSEIASVSKRMAVLEMRELNERQRAEHAQRMYEHLRNSLRQVEDRNAELETKFAELTKQNLEAQRTEQELRDELANSVSKAVSDADRARISELERAEAELKIEVSKLREVSDVAKMQVSTLEARQQSREKEVEALRRQVLDYQAESDEKALIAKLHQHIVALQVSEATAVSRLEAAALKARQLEARLLRAEQRLDDKEQALYHARLEGRNRARHLRQTVQALRRQFAGALPLPQQEKFSRTMMQLQADKRRGQEEARRAEQERRRAEEKAAELELRLSGLEELMGSLKDGRGAQKVSEWHKKMEDLRLQELRRSRELASLKEEIRYLRNVVAEQERAIGGLEEDMVQQNNLHEERQLSWDQREVELERQLDLFEKQQNEILGTARKFEEATGSLPDPSMPIAHQLDFALRKIKDHVRTILETQAACKTLDEKLKEKEAALWRAEQNVLSRDRVINELRLRLPAAAERERLLAHLAERDEDPESQPALKVAHQTINNLQARLNQKEEVLKKYQNLLARARQEQEDLTKKQEEDMRVLHKKLDLHTDTSLDKFRQTALELMKKPTIDVPTTKHLMRLAEMEQTVAEQDNSLSSLNAKLKSVTSELERQRQITAVKVKDHAAEKEKLEERHAAQVKQLEQEAEELRAQMSQMEKEAQYLRTELEAQKEANVRSPSNTMKNLVERLKAQVAQKDKQQKALSKALLELRSEMTTQAEFQIVANAAQREESLNIQNIVDRHTKDLRARIQELSEELQVAKDGLRAARSRESSLRDEAEALSRDLQRSQKTQAKLQKEKEEREDEVQELKKRVKRLTTGLQSKAEAEKGPSVEELQKKIRRLESELEKQSGSEPTERKPIREDKKEEILRWEEGKKWQARLESVRNKLREKERESESLTKQLSTLKELYGRLDQEKAALQKKLRVRGVTVDQVVGARTMDSEREIEELKSQNAELEQQIITIKKQQALPRDAAIDDMDLRNRYLEEKIHSLERQLSKEPPSRPSTSGRGSGTPSQREGELQKENLKLSSENLELRFQLEQANKDLPRLKDQVSDLKEMCDVLKKEKTEIERKLGNVRGSGRSGKTIPELEKTIGLMQRVVERVQRENEALKKTPAGPTQDQLTALELENKKLKSDYEQLKAQAGAQQSAMNESRTKVMEKIMMENERLRKELRKEAESAEKLRIAKTGLETTNERLQAQLQESSLRPGQQEGADRRGGRATVVTRMYENKMRDLENDIAQKNSSLSELKQLLQEAGDREQKSAQLIGELREQVDLLRQFPEDAKTDSGLVKEFQSMRLMNHQLEKEKAELLRQLSTHRDQRGTGPGQEDLQSQLQQEDLEKRKLQEEVKRMKKELENFDPTFFEEIEDLKFNYNLEVKKNILLEEQLKKMSEQFGVEVYIPTNLSVS, translated from the exons ATGCCTCCAAGCATCGACTGGAATAAACTGATGGAGGTTGACCCGGATGAATGGGAGGGTCTGGAAAAAGAAGCTGATGAGCTTGTTGACGTGATATCAAAG GTTCAACCAAAGGACCTGAAAgaaggtgataccaaaaaaataattcagctttTCAGAATCACTCAGACCATCATGAAG ATGAAAGTACAGGAAGTAAGCTGTGCTTATGAAGTCATTGATAAAGCTGGTGCAGATCAAGCTGAAATAG AAAACCAGTTGAAGGCCCAAGTGTACAGATTAGAGAATGAGCTGGAG ATGGCCCAGCGATCGACCGGGGGAAGAGACACGCGCTTCCTTCGCGATGAAATCCGCCAACTGGAGGCTCAGGTGGAGCGCAAAGAGAAGGAGCTGGTCCAGATGGAGAAGGACctgaacaaagaaaagaaagtcaATGAGGAA CTGTCTCTTCGCGCTGAAGAAGCAGAGGATGATAACAGGAAGTTGAAAAGAGAG ATAAAACGGCTAAGGAAGAAG AATGAGCAGCTCAATCGGGATGTGATATTTTACCGACGAGAGCTGGACCAGAAGGACCCGGTTCCCTCGCGGGAAGAGAACAGCGAGGCTCAAAAGAGGCTGAACTCCGCCAACCGGCAGCTGTATCAGTGCATGGAGGACCTGCAG CGTGCAGAAGACGAGGTCGCCCACCTGAAAGCCCAGAGCGAGCACATGGAGAAGAGTCTGGAGGAGTCCGtgaaggagatggagaggaTGACTGACGAGTACAACAAGATGAAGATCGTAGTGCAGCAGACCGACATCATCATGGACCAGCTCAGAAAAGAAAGGGACCAGGCCAAGATTCAA TTGAGAGAGCTAACAGACCAGATACAGGCTCGGGCAGCAGAAGATGATCCTGTGATGGCTGCTGTAAATGCCAAGGTGGAGGAGTGGAAG aCTATATTGTCAGCCAAGGATGATGAAATCATTGAGTACCAGCAGATGATCAGAGACCTGAAAGACAAACTCCGGACGGCCCAGATGGACTCTGACAAAAGCAACCTGATGGCCTTGCAGCAG GCCGTACAGGAACGAGACCATCAGATCAAGATGCTGACGGAGCAGGTGGATCTGTACacgggagagatggagaaaaacGCACTCCTCGTCGAAGAGCTCAAAAAACCTCTTCAGAAAGACAGAG GGCCCCCTTCAGTGATCCAGCAGAGAAAGCTGGATGACCTGAAGGTCAAGCTGCAGGCCGCGGAGCAGAGGCTTCAGGAGGCCGAGAGAGTGGCCGAGCTGGCCGAGTCTGATGCCAGGGAGAAGGACAAAGAGCTCAGTGAAACCCTCGCTCGCATGAGAGTCTATGAGTCT GGCACGGGAGGGCTGGAAGCCGCCGTCGCTGAGATAAAGGAGTGTAAATACCAACTGAAGCTGCGGGATCGTGAGGCGGAGGCCATGACCAAGGAGATCAACCAGCTGGAGATGAAAGTCAATGACCTGCTGGACGAGAACGAGGACCTGAGAGAACGTCTGG gATTAAATCCAAAAGAAGAGGTTGATTTGTCAGAATTCCGACGATCCAAAGCTTTAAAACAAAGGCAGTACAAAGCAGAAAACCAGGTCCTTCTAAAGGAG ATCGAGCGTCTGGAAGCGGAAAGACTGGAGCACAAAAAACAGATCAGAAACCTGGTCAAGGATAAAG GGCTATCTGTAAGTCATTTAGCGATGGATGACGATGATGGCAAAGTCACCAGGAGCATCCAAAAGCTATCTCCCAGCTCCATTAATGAAGACGAGCTCAAACGCAAG TATGAACACCTCCAGAGAGAACTGAATAGCAGAGAAAGGGAGCTGGAGCTCAGAAGAACAGAGTCCACTCAATTCAAggctaaat TGAATGACATGTTGATGGAAAATAAGCAGCTGGAACAAGGAATGCAGGAGATATTGAAAGCCATTCAGGATACCCAAAGAACCACGCAGGCTCAAACAGGAGTCAGCATTCCCATTCTCGAGAGGCTCGTCAGT GCAATGGAGATGAAGAACTCGGAGGGGAAGTTTGACGCCAGCATCCACTTAAAAGCGCAGGTGGACCAGCTGACTGGCAGGAACGAGGAGCTCCGACAGGAAATGCGGCTCGCCCGGGAAGAAGCCACCCAAGCCGCAACTCAGCTGGCAAGAGCCAATGAAAAG ATGTCTATACTGGAGAGTGAGGTGGAAGTCCTGAGGCGATCAGGAGGGAACAGCATCGCGTTTAAGAGCCTGAACCTCCCTGAAGAGATGGCCCCCTCCAGTGTGGAGGTCATCAGCTCCCTCAACGAATATGCAATCACGCTTCTGCAG GAGCTGAAAAACAAGGAGGAATCAAATAAGCAACTGGAAACAGCGTTAGAGGAGTACAAGGGAAAGTTTGCTGTGGTTCGACACCAGCAGGGACTAATATACAAGGACTACCATAG TGAGAAGGAGTCTTGGCAAAAGGAGAGGGATTCTTTAATGGAGCTGAAAAATAAACTTGAACAGCAGAAAGAGGTGGATGCAGTGAGAATAAAGGAATTCAAT CACTGGCTGGAGGTTTTAGAGAAGGATCCCACAGAAATCAAGCAGCAGGCGTGTGAGGCGGCTCGGAAGATGACGGTGCTGCGGGTGAAGGAGGCGTCGCTGATCAGACGCTACACCACCCTGCTGGAGATGGAGCAGCACCTTCGGAAGGAGAACAACAAACTCAGGAGCGACTTCCTGGAAGCGGAGGCCACTGTCACACAAAGGATCGGCTATTTGCAGAGATATAAG GATATGGCCTCTTTCAAAATAGCAGCGTTGCAGAAAGCCCTCGACGACAGTGTCTCATCTTCTGAACTCGAGCGGGCCAACAAACAATACAACGAACTGACAGTAAAATACAGAGACCTTCtacagaaggacaaccatctcgtTCAGAGGGCCACCAACCTGGAGCAATTAGAG agtgAGAATGCTTCTCTGCACGAGCAGATCCAGGGTCTGAACAAAGAGCTGGAGATCAGCAAAGAGAAACTGCACACACTAGAGCAAGCCTTGGAACACACCGCCAAGACAG GTGGGGAGAGCGGCATGGACAAAGCGTCCAAAGCCATCGCCAACAGCGAGATCGCCTCGGTGTCCAAGAGGATGGCGGTGCTGGAGATGAGGGAGCTGAACGAGCGCCAGAGAGCGGAGCACGCTCAGAGGATGTACGAGCACCTGAGGAACTCGCTCAGACAAGTGGAGGATCGCAACGCGGAGCTGGAGACTAAATTTGCAGAG CTGACCAAGCAGAACCTGGAAGCCCAGCGGACGGAGCAGGAGCTGCGTGACGAGCTGGCCAACAGCGTGAGCAAAGCGGTCAGCGACGCCGACCGCGCGCGCATCAGCGAGCTGGAGAGAGCCGAGGCCGAGCTCAAAATCGAAGTGTCCAA GTTACGGGAGGTTTCAGATGTGGCCAAAATGCAGGTGTCTACCCTGGAGGCCAGGCAGCAGTCCAGAGAGAAGGAGGTGGAAGCCCTGAGGAGACAGGTGCTGGACTATCAG GCCGAGTCGGACGAGAAGGCGCTCATCGCCAAGCTGCACCAGCACATCGTGGCGCTGCAGGTGAGCGAGGCCACGGCGGTGAGCAGGCTGGAGGCGGCCGCGCTCAAGGCCCGCCAGCTGGAGGCGCGCCTGCTGCGGGCGGAGCAGCGCCTGGACGACAAGGAGCAGGCGCTGTACCACGCCCGGCTGGAGGGCCGCAACCGCGCCCGCCACCTGCGGCAGACGGTGCAGGCCCTGCGCAGGCAGTTCGCCGGCGCCCTGCCGCTGCCCCAGCAGGAGAAGTTCTCCCGGACCATGATGCAGCTGCAGGCCGACAAGCGGCGGGGCCAGGAGGAGGCGCGGCGGGCCGAGCAGGAGCGCAGGCGGGCGGAGGAGAAGGCCGCGGAGCTGGAGCTCCGTCTGAGCGGGCTGGAGGAGCTCATGGGCTCCCTGAAAGACGGCAGAGGCGCTCAGAAG GTGAGCGAGTGGCATAAGAAGATGGAGGATCTGCgtctgcaggagctgcggcGCAGCAGGGAGCTGGCCTCGCTCAAGGAGGAGATCAGGTACCTGCGCAACGTCGTGGCCGAGCAGGAGCGCGCCATCGGCGGCCTGGAGGAGGACATGGTCCAGCAGAACAAC CTCCATGAGGAGCGGCAGCTGTCCTGGGATCAGCGGGAGGTGGAACTGGAGCGACAGCTGGATCTGTTTGAGAAGCAGCAGAATGAAATCCTGGGTACTGCCCGAAAG TTTGAGGAGGCGACTGGGTCCCTACCAGACCCCTCCATGCCGATTGCCCACCAGCTGGATTTTGCTCTGCGGAAGATCAAGGACCACGTCCGCACTATCCTGGAAACACAAGCCGCCTGCAAGACTCTGGATGAG AAActgaaggagaaggaggcggCGCTCTGGCGGGCGGAGCAGAACGTGCTCTCGCGGGACCGGGTCATCAACGAGCTGCGCCTGCGCCTCCCGGCCGCGGCCGAGCGGGAGAGGCTCCTGGCCCACCTGGCCGAGAGGGACGAGGACCCGGAGAGCCAGCCCGCCCTCAAGGTGGCCCACCAGACCATCAACAACCTGCAGGCCAGGCTCAACCAGAAAGAGGAGGTCCTGAAGAAGTACCAGAACCTGCTGGCTCGGGCCAGACAG GAGCAAGAAGACTTGACAAAGAAGCAAGAAGAGGACATGAGGGTTCTGCACAAGAAACTGGACTTGCATACAGACACTTCGCTGGACAAGTTCAGGCAGACAGCCCTG GAGCTAATGAAGAAGCCTACCATAGACGTTCCCACCACCAAGCACCTGATGCGTTTGGCAGAGATGGAGCAGACTGTGGCTGAACAGGACAactctctgtcctccctcaaTGCCAAGCTGAAGAGTGTGACCTCTGagctggagagacagagacagatcaCTGCCGTCAAGGTCAAAGACCACGCCGCTGAGAAGGAAAA atTGGAGGAGCGCCACGCCGCGCAGGTAaaacagctggagcaggaggcggaggagTTGCGGGCGCAGATGTCACAGATGGAGAAGGAGGCCCAGTACCTCCGGACCGAGCTGGAGGCGCAGAAGGAGGCCAACGTCAGGTCCCCCTCAAATACCATGAAGAACTTGGTGGAACGGCTCAAAGCCCAAGTAGCGCAGAAAGATAAACAGCAGAAG GCCCTCAGTAAAGCCCTACTGGAACTGCGCTCTGAGATGACCACGCAGGCGGAGTTCCAAATCGTAGCCaacgcagcacagagagaggagagtctgAACATCCAGAACATTGTGGACAGACACACCAAGGACTTACGG GCTCGCATCCAGGAGCTGAGCGAGGAGCTGCAGGTGGCGAAGGACGGCCTGAGGGCGGCGAGGTCCAGGGAGAGCTCGCTGAGGGACGAGGCCGAGGCCCTCAGCCGGGACCTGCAGCGGAGCCAGAAGACTCAGGCCAAGctgcagaaagagaaggaggagagggaggacgAGGTCCAAGAGCTGAAAAAGAGAGTGAAGAGGCTCACCACCGGCCTGCAG AGCAAGGCGGAGGCTGAGAAAGGGCCGTCGGTGGAGGAGCTCCAGAAGAAGATCCGGAGGCTGGAGTCGGAGCTGGAGAAGCAGTCTGGGTCCGAGCCTACGGAGAGGAAACCCATCAGAGAGGACAAG AAAGAAGAGATATTGCGATGGGAGGAAGGAAAGAAGTGGCAGGCCAGGCTGGAGAGCGTGCGGAACAAGCTGAGAGAAAAGGAGCGAGAGAGCGAATCTCTAACCAAGCAGCTCAGCACCCTGAAAGAGCTCTATGGCAG GCTGGACCAGGAAAAGGCGGCCCTGCAGAAGAAGCTTCGTGTTCGTGGTGTGACAGTGGATCAGGTTGTGGGAGCGAGAACAATGGactctgagagagagattgaagaACTTAAGAGTCAAAACGCTGAGCTTGAGCAGCAGATCATTACCATAAA aaaacagcagGCCTTGCCGAGAGATGCCGCGATTGACGACATGGACCTTCGAAATCGCTACCTGGAAGAAAAGATCCATTCTCTGGAAAGACAGCTGTCCAAAGAGCCCCCATCACGTCCATCT ACTTCAGGCAGGGGTTCTGGGACCCCATCGCAGAGGGAGGGCGAGCTGCAGAAAGAAAACCTCAAGCTCTCCTCTGAAAACCTGGAACTGCGATTTCAGCTTGAGCAGGCCAACAAAGATCTGCCCAGGTTAAAG GATCAGGTGAGCGACCTGAAAGAGATGTGTGATGTTCTGAAGAAAGAGAAGACTGAGATAGAGAGGAAGCTGGGAAATGTCCGTGGG TCTGGGCGGAGCGGGAAAACTATCCCGGAGCTGGAGAAGACCATCGGCCTGATGCAGAGGGTGGTGGAGAGGGTGCAGAGGGAGAACGAGGCCCTGAAAAAGACCCCTGCTGGCCCCACCCAGGACCAGCTCACCGCCCTGGAGCTTGAGAACAAAAAACTCAAG TCTGACTATGAACAGCTCAAAGCGCAGGCTGGAGCACAACAAAGCGCAATGAATGAGTCAAGGACCAAAGTGATGGAGAAGATTATGATGGAAAATGAACGCTTGCGCAAGGAGCTGAGAAAG GAAGCGGAGAGCGCTGAGAAGCTTCGAATAGCCAAGACCGGCCTGGAGACCACCAATGAGAGACTGCAGGCCCAGCTGCAGGAGAGTAGCCTGAGGCCTGGCCAGCAGGAGGGAGCTGACCGCAGGGGCGGGAGGGCTACCGTGGTGACTAG GATGTAcgaaaataaaatgagagaCCTGGAGAATGACATCGCCCAGAAGAACAGCAGCCTTTCAGAGCTCAAACAGCTGCTCCAAGAAGCAGGGGACCGGGAGCAAAAATCAGCACAGCTCATTGGCGAGCTCAGAGAGCAG gttgaCTTGTTAAGACAGTTTCCAGAGGATGCCAAAACAGATTCAGGGCTTGTGAAGGAATTCCAATCAATGCG GCTGATGAACCATcagctggagaaagagaaggcGGAGCTTCTTCGGCAGCTCAGCACGCACAGAGAccagagaggaacagggccag GACAGGAAGACCTGCAGAGCCAGCTACAGCAAGAAGATCTGGAAAAGAGAAAACTGCAG GAAGAAGTGAAGAGAATGAAGAAAGAGTTGGAGAACTTTGACCCAactttttttgaagaaattgAGGACCTTAAGTTTAATTACAACCTGGAGGTAAAGAAGAACATTCTTCTGGAGGAGCAACTGAAAAAGATGTCCGAACAGTTTGGAGTGGAAGTGTACATTCCAACTAATCTTTCAGTCAGCTGA